Proteins from a genomic interval of Acetobacterium woodii DSM 1030:
- a CDS encoding sensor histidine kinase gives MIEKTEEVRTIYNQDGLTPELQALIDLAAEEGTVIQIIQKKTSTEDVSLEQTGVLKNAQGLEIDFYEGLLSPALNEKSVEKWRLAAGGEHKGNGSGSGSGPETGTGSEVGTGGSSDNGSGSGSGSGSGSGAGSGSGSGSGNGSGSGSGNGSGNGSGAGQGQLNSIESQIEDHHEGESFVIVLGNNEHQVEWLTHKVIANDGAQIIGRIPLYSVHDVIEIVQKFLLTFLVIVFIFSLVFAYFFARGISKPIIRLNRISKEMGNLNFSQKYQGNRKDEIGQLGETLNHISDELEGAIQKLQEELNKERTFEKMRQRFTAQVSHEIQTPLAVIKSYAEALEDGILENRDEERDYFVTIQKEADKISGIASDLLDLAQIESGAYQLKKETVLGVEVIASVVDRFTHTYPEKNIVFKNNCDLKQTIDMDRKRMEQVFYNLLNNAIKHVYPADGIIQVGCETLGNEWIVSVYNVGKSIPENEIDQIWEYFYKAKSDKKGTGLGLAIVKGIIVCHNGKVAVDNRENGVWFEVRLPI, from the coding sequence TTGATTGAAAAAACGGAAGAAGTGCGAACAATTTACAATCAGGATGGTTTAACGCCGGAACTGCAGGCATTGATTGATCTTGCCGCCGAAGAAGGGACAGTGATCCAAATTATCCAGAAAAAAACCAGCACGGAGGATGTATCTTTAGAACAAACCGGCGTTTTAAAAAATGCACAGGGGTTAGAAATTGACTTCTATGAGGGACTGCTATCGCCTGCCCTTAATGAAAAAAGCGTTGAAAAATGGCGTTTGGCGGCTGGCGGCGAACATAAAGGGAATGGATCGGGATCAGGCAGTGGCCCGGAAACGGGAACAGGATCTGAAGTTGGCACTGGCGGTAGCTCCGATAACGGTTCCGGTAGCGGCTCTGGTAGTGGTTCCGGCAGCGGAGCAGGCAGTGGTTCCGGTAGTGGTTCCGGTAACGGATCAGGCAGCGGTTCCGGCAACGGATCAGGAAATGGCAGCGGAGCAGGCCAGGGACAATTAAATAGTATTGAAAGTCAGATTGAGGATCATCATGAAGGTGAAAGTTTTGTGATTGTTTTAGGAAATAACGAGCATCAGGTGGAATGGTTGACCCATAAAGTTATTGCCAACGATGGAGCTCAGATTATTGGACGAATTCCCTTGTATTCGGTACATGATGTTATCGAAATTGTCCAGAAATTTTTGCTGACTTTTTTAGTGATTGTTTTTATCTTTTCGTTAGTATTTGCGTATTTTTTTGCGCGTGGGATCTCCAAGCCGATTATTCGTTTAAATCGGATTTCCAAAGAAATGGGAAATCTTAATTTTTCTCAAAAATACCAGGGTAATCGAAAAGATGAAATTGGCCAATTAGGAGAAACGTTAAATCACATTTCGGATGAACTAGAAGGCGCAATCCAAAAACTTCAGGAAGAACTCAACAAAGAACGAACCTTTGAAAAAATGCGTCAGCGCTTTACGGCGCAGGTATCTCACGAAATTCAAACGCCTTTAGCGGTCATTAAAAGTTATGCTGAAGCCCTGGAAGATGGCATTCTTGAGAATCGCGATGAAGAACGGGATTATTTTGTGACGATTCAGAAAGAAGCGGACAAGATCAGCGGAATTGCCAGTGATTTGCTTGATTTAGCGCAGATTGAATCGGGTGCCTATCAGCTTAAAAAGGAAACTGTTTTAGGTGTTGAAGTAATTGCTTCGGTGGTTGACCGTTTTACCCATACTTATCCCGAAAAAAATATTGTCTTTAAAAATAATTGTGATCTAAAACAAACGATTGATATGGATCGGAAACGGATGGAACAAGTTTTTTATAATCTGTTAAATAATGCGATTAAACATGTTTATCCGGCGGATGGGATTATTCAGGTTGGTTGCGAAACGCTGGGAAATGAGTGGATAGTATCTGTTTATAATGTGGGTAAGTCGATTCCGGAAAATGAGATCGATCAGATCTGGGAATACTTTTATAAGGCTAAATCGGATAAAAAAGGCACGGGATTGGGATTAGCAATCGTTAAAGGCATCATTGTTTGCCATAACGGCAAGGTGGCTGTGGATAACCGTGAAAACGGGGTATGGTTCGAGGTCCGTTTGCCAATATAA
- a CDS encoding response regulator transcription factor: MSILICDDEKEIVEALELYLKNEGYEILKAYSGKEAIALVEKEAVQLIIMDVMMPEMDGLRATMKIRETNNIPIIFLSAKTEDNDKIMGLTMGGDDYITKPFNPMEVIARVKSQLRRYNTLGGCPEQVGTYRTGGLVLEDDYKRLTVDGEEVKLTPVEYKIMLFLMSEKGKVFSIDQIYENAWEEPAYNSDNTVAVHIRRIREKIEINPKEPKYLKVVWGIGYKIENYLD; encoded by the coding sequence ATGAGTATTTTAATATGTGATGATGAAAAAGAAATTGTAGAAGCTTTGGAGCTGTATTTAAAAAACGAAGGATATGAGATTTTAAAAGCTTATTCGGGGAAAGAAGCCATTGCGCTGGTTGAAAAGGAAGCGGTCCAATTAATTATTATGGATGTCATGATGCCGGAGATGGACGGTCTTCGAGCGACGATGAAAATAAGAGAAACCAATAATATCCCAATTATTTTTTTATCCGCCAAAACAGAAGATAACGATAAAATTATGGGTTTGACAATGGGCGGAGATGATTATATTACCAAGCCGTTTAATCCGATGGAAGTGATTGCCCGGGTCAAATCGCAATTGCGACGTTATAATACCTTGGGCGGATGCCCGGAACAAGTAGGCACTTATCGTACTGGTGGGCTGGTTCTGGAAGACGACTATAAACGCTTAACCGTTGATGGCGAAGAGGTGAAATTGACACCGGTAGAATACAAAATTATGCTTTTTTTAATGTCGGAAAAAGGCAAGGTATTTTCGATTGACCAGATTTATGAAAATGCCTGGGAAGAACCGGCCTATAATTCCGATAACACGGTGGCTGTGCATATTCGCCGGATCAGGGAAAAGATTGAAATCAATCCCAAAGAACCCAAATATTTAAAGGTGGTGTGGGGCATTGGCTACAAAATTGAAAACTATCTGGACTAA
- a CDS encoding MetQ/NlpA family ABC transporter substrate-binding protein, with amino-acid sequence MKKLGTVLLISVLGLALFTGCTAKGSDEKTIVVGASPTPHAEILAVAGEVLKEEGYTLEVKEFTDYVQPNLTLANKELDANFFQHLPYLEDFNDKNNTKLVSAGAVHYEPLGLYPGKIKTLDAIVDGSTIAIPNDTTNEARALLLLETIGLIKVDPNAGLEATPKDVIENPKNIAFKELEAAQLARSLQDVDLAVINGNYAIEAGLNVKTDAIAKEEKDSLAAQTYANIVAVRAGDEKSDKTVALMKALTSEKVKAYIEDTYQGAVVPIF; translated from the coding sequence ATGAAAAAATTAGGTACAGTATTATTGATTAGTGTTCTTGGTTTGGCATTATTCACTGGCTGCACAGCTAAAGGCAGCGATGAAAAAACGATTGTTGTTGGTGCCAGTCCAACACCGCACGCTGAGATTTTGGCGGTCGCCGGGGAAGTATTAAAAGAAGAAGGTTATACCCTTGAAGTTAAAGAATTTACGGATTATGTTCAGCCGAATTTAACCTTGGCAAATAAAGAGTTGGATGCCAACTTTTTTCAACATCTGCCATATCTGGAAGACTTTAATGACAAAAATAACACCAAGCTGGTGAGTGCCGGAGCTGTTCATTATGAACCATTAGGTTTATATCCGGGGAAAATAAAAACTTTGGATGCGATTGTTGATGGCTCAACCATTGCTATTCCGAATGACACCACGAACGAAGCGCGAGCGTTATTACTGCTGGAAACAATTGGATTGATTAAAGTTGATCCGAATGCCGGCCTGGAAGCAACGCCCAAAGATGTGATTGAAAATCCCAAAAACATCGCGTTTAAAGAACTTGAAGCGGCACAACTGGCACGCTCTTTACAGGATGTTGATTTGGCGGTCATTAACGGAAATTATGCAATTGAAGCCGGATTAAACGTCAAAACAGATGCAATTGCTAAAGAAGAAAAAGATTCGCTGGCGGCTCAGACCTATGCAAATATTGTCGCAGTTCGTGCCGGTGATGAAAAGAGCGATAAAACAGTCGCTTTAATGAAAGCATTAACCAGTGAGAAAGTTAAAGCTTACATCGAAGATACTTATCAAGGGGCAGTAGTTCCAATTTTTTAA
- a CDS encoding TetR/AcrR family transcriptional regulator — protein MATSRKGTQTKSNIINTAKVLFYENGYNKTGIQDIADRANVKLGTITYYYKKKDDMITDIYNVFFLALYDYVSSASENLNLYTKYCYSLVLYYEAILNDEHNKTLYYEVLVKNVNPHGRTNITNTLNRSCLDFLNKNYIEADLEVIARSEYGARKELFIDFYEKNIKFTGRAMIYFFIRNLFRLMNLDGEMIENTIQQGFEFSNKNKPEEIKFLI, from the coding sequence ATGGCTACGTCAAGAAAAGGAACGCAAACAAAAAGTAACATCATTAATACCGCGAAGGTTTTATTTTATGAAAATGGGTACAATAAAACCGGGATACAAGACATTGCAGATCGTGCTAATGTGAAGTTGGGAACCATTACTTATTATTATAAAAAGAAAGATGATATGATCACCGACATCTATAATGTGTTTTTTTTAGCATTATATGATTATGTTTCATCTGCTTCTGAGAACCTTAATCTTTATACAAAGTATTGTTATTCGCTGGTATTGTATTATGAAGCAATATTAAATGATGAACATAATAAAACCTTATATTATGAAGTTTTGGTTAAAAATGTAAATCCGCATGGTCGCACCAATATCACCAATACGCTGAATCGATCGTGTCTGGATTTTCTCAATAAAAATTACATTGAAGCAGATCTGGAAGTGATTGCCCGTTCAGAATACGGGGCCCGGAAAGAATTGTTTATTGATTTTTATGAAAAAAATATTAAATTTACCGGTCGGGCAATGATTTATTTCTTTATCAGAAATTTATTCAGACTGATGAATCTGGACGGCGAAATGATCGAAAATACCATCCAGCAAGGATTTGAATTCTCAAATAAAAACAAACCGGAAGAGATTAAATTTTTAATCTAA
- the cobT gene encoding nicotinate-nucleotide--dimethylbenzimidazole phosphoribosyltransferase, producing the protein MSLLLETLEKIQPLNEEMMQTAKERVDFLLKPVGSLGTLEEIAVQLAGITGEMYPDISKKAMLVFAADHGVFEEGVAAAPQEVTDLMAQMIIAGKSGVAALSKQAGADIFVCDVGMVSDLPPNSKILDKKIRKATSNMRKGPAMSREEAVQSLEIGIDMAQRAINNGYTILGTGEVGISNTTASAAIIAALSGVDPGELTGAGANLSEEKMIVKAQVIRDALTLNKPDKTDALDVLAKVGGFEIGAMAGAMLAGAANHIPVLIDGFISTAAAAIAIGIDPKVKGYLICSHASAEKGAAYASEFIGAKPFLNMGMRLGEGSGAAIAFNIVEAALFMNREMATYGDVGLGVV; encoded by the coding sequence ATGAGTTTATTATTGGAAACATTGGAAAAAATTCAGCCTCTCAATGAAGAAATGATGCAAACCGCCAAAGAGCGAGTAGATTTTTTGCTTAAACCGGTAGGGAGTCTTGGAACGTTAGAAGAAATTGCCGTGCAATTGGCAGGCATAACCGGAGAAATGTATCCGGATATCAGTAAAAAAGCAATGCTTGTTTTTGCTGCTGATCATGGCGTCTTTGAAGAAGGGGTAGCCGCGGCACCACAGGAAGTTACTGACTTGATGGCGCAAATGATTATTGCCGGTAAAAGCGGCGTGGCGGCGTTAAGCAAGCAAGCCGGAGCGGATATTTTTGTCTGTGATGTGGGGATGGTGTCAGACCTTCCGCCAAACTCCAAAATCCTTGATAAAAAAATTAGAAAAGCTACCTCAAATATGCGAAAAGGTCCGGCTATGAGTCGGGAAGAAGCGGTTCAATCGCTGGAAATCGGTATTGATATGGCCCAACGCGCCATCAACAATGGTTACACGATTTTGGGAACCGGTGAAGTTGGGATTTCAAATACTACCGCCAGTGCGGCTATTATCGCAGCGCTCAGCGGGGTTGATCCGGGAGAATTGACTGGGGCTGGAGCTAATCTTTCGGAAGAAAAGATGATTGTTAAAGCCCAGGTTATTCGCGATGCGCTTACTTTAAATAAACCCGATAAAACCGATGCGCTTGATGTTTTGGCAAAAGTCGGCGGATTTGAAATCGGAGCGATGGCCGGAGCCATGTTGGCTGGAGCAGCGAATCATATCCCCGTGTTGATTGATGGGTTTATTTCGACGGCTGCAGCCGCGATTGCCATTGGGATTGATCCAAAAGTTAAAGGGTATCTGATTTGTTCTCATGCTTCAGCGGAAAAAGGGGCTGCTTATGCTTCTGAATTTATTGGCGCCAAACCATTCTTAAATATGGGCATGCGTTTGGGCGAAGGCAGCGGTGCGGCGATTGCGTTTAATATCGTCGAAGCAGCGTTGTTTATGAATCGTGAAATGGCAACCTATGGAGATGTTGGGTTGGGTGTGGTTTAA
- a CDS encoding response regulator transcription factor — MKGIRILVAEDEDKLREIILKYLKKEGYEGFGAADGEIALDLWAEKKPDCIILDVTMPKMDGFEVLEEIRETDNVPVIMLTARREEEDKIQGFEVGADDYVTKPFSPRELMVRIKALLKRSGVATTENKLDVCGMILNSDERQIMIDHEKINLTQKEYEILSYFINHQKLVLTREQILDRIWGYEYEGDIRVVDTTIKRLRKKMGDKGECIQTVRGMGYKFKE, encoded by the coding sequence ATGAAAGGTATTCGCATATTAGTGGCTGAAGATGAAGATAAACTGCGGGAAATTATTCTGAAATATTTGAAAAAAGAAGGTTATGAAGGATTTGGAGCGGCCGATGGCGAAATTGCGTTGGATCTTTGGGCTGAAAAAAAGCCGGATTGCATTATTTTGGATGTGACGATGCCAAAAATGGATGGCTTTGAAGTGTTGGAAGAAATCAGGGAAACGGATAATGTCCCGGTCATCATGCTGACTGCCCGCAGAGAAGAAGAAGATAAAATCCAAGGCTTTGAAGTTGGTGCCGATGATTATGTTACCAAACCTTTTAGTCCCCGTGAGTTGATGGTACGAATCAAAGCATTATTAAAAAGAAGCGGCGTGGCAACAACCGAAAACAAACTGGATGTTTGCGGAATGATCTTAAATTCGGATGAACGCCAAATCATGATCGATCATGAAAAGATTAATCTGACCCAAAAAGAATATGAGATTTTAAGTTACTTTATTAATCATCAAAAATTGGTATTAACCAGAGAACAAATTCTCGATCGCATTTGGGGATACGAATACGAGGGTGATATCCGTGTGGTTGATACCACGATTAAACGATTACGAAAAAAAATGGGAGATAAAGGAGAATGTATTCAAACCGTTCGCGGGATGGGATATAAATTTAAAGAATGA
- a CDS encoding phenylacetate--CoA ligase family protein codes for MYWNENYECMPREKLQEVQLERLKRMVNRIYHDVPFYRNKFQEIDLMPEDIKSLEDLQQLPFTTKVDLRDNYPYGLFTVPLKQIVRIHASSGTTGKPTVVGYTRNDIAMWSELMARCLVATGSGHDSVIQNAYGYGLFTGGLGVHYGAERLGASIIPISGGNTAKQIMIMQDFGSTTLTCTPSYAIYLADALKEMGIDPESLALKMGIFGAEPWSENIRKEIEKKLKIKAYDIYGLSEIMGPGVAIECECQDGLHVWEDHFIPEIIDPVTLKVLPYGEQGELVITTITKEGIPILRYRTRDITTIKAEPCGCGRTHLRINRLQGRTDDMLIIRGVNVFPTQIESVLLEIGELEPHYQLVVRRDGSLDTLEIKVELSDGLFSDRISNLENLEKRIRERIHSTIGVSSKVSLVEPKSLPRSEGKSQRVVDLRKI; via the coding sequence ATGTACTGGAATGAGAATTATGAATGCATGCCAAGAGAAAAATTGCAGGAAGTGCAATTGGAACGATTAAAGCGGATGGTTAATCGCATCTACCATGATGTCCCGTTTTATCGAAACAAATTTCAGGAAATAGACTTAATGCCCGAGGATATAAAATCGCTTGAGGACCTTCAGCAGTTGCCTTTTACAACAAAGGTTGACTTGCGGGATAATTATCCCTATGGGCTTTTTACGGTTCCATTAAAACAAATTGTCAGAATCCATGCGTCATCGGGAACAACCGGGAAACCAACGGTGGTGGGGTATACCCGAAATGATATTGCCATGTGGTCGGAACTGATGGCACGATGTTTGGTAGCGACTGGTTCCGGACATGATTCGGTGATTCAAAATGCTTACGGATATGGCTTGTTTACTGGCGGCTTAGGGGTTCATTATGGGGCGGAAAGACTGGGGGCATCGATTATTCCAATATCGGGAGGCAACACCGCAAAACAGATTATGATTATGCAGGATTTTGGATCAACGACTTTGACCTGTACGCCATCATATGCGATTTATTTGGCGGACGCGTTAAAAGAAATGGGCATTGATCCAGAAAGTTTAGCCCTTAAAATGGGGATTTTTGGGGCTGAGCCATGGTCTGAAAACATTCGTAAAGAAATTGAGAAAAAGCTGAAAATTAAAGCTTATGATATTTATGGCTTATCCGAAATTATGGGACCAGGTGTCGCTATTGAGTGCGAATGTCAGGATGGGCTTCATGTTTGGGAAGATCATTTTATTCCCGAAATTATTGATCCGGTAACCCTTAAAGTATTGCCGTATGGGGAACAGGGTGAATTGGTGATTACCACCATTACCAAAGAAGGAATTCCCATTTTGCGTTATAGAACGCGCGATATTACGACCATCAAAGCGGAACCATGTGGATGTGGACGAACGCATTTAAGAATCAATCGGCTGCAGGGACGAACTGATGATATGCTAATTATCCGTGGCGTTAATGTCTTCCCGACACAAATTGAAAGTGTGTTGCTGGAAATTGGCGAATTGGAACCGCATTATCAATTAGTTGTCAGAAGAGATGGTTCGTTGGATACTCTGGAGATTAAAGTGGAACTCAGTGACGGGTTGTTCTCAGACCGGATTAGCAATCTGGAAAACCTGGAAAAACGGATCAGGGAACGAATCCATTCAACCATTGGGGTGAGTTCTAAAGTGTCGCTGGTTGAACCTAAAAGTCTTCCCCGCAGCGAAGGAAAAAGCCAGCGGGTTGTTGATTTAAGAAAAATTTAG
- a CDS encoding amino acid-binding protein, whose product MIRQVSIFIENHEGRLNNILKILADNKINIRSLNIADATDFGIVRLILQDTEKGIEVLKRNEVITSITPVLAAEISDDPGGLSTLVDALTQAKINIIYAYSFLPKNTDNAIIIIRVDDENQKQAITTLESVQGVNLLDRETLLLK is encoded by the coding sequence ATGATACGACAAGTTTCCATTTTTATTGAAAATCATGAAGGCCGTTTGAATAATATTTTGAAGATTCTGGCCGACAACAAAATCAATATTCGGTCGCTGAACATTGCTGACGCGACTGATTTTGGGATTGTGCGTCTAATCTTGCAAGATACCGAAAAGGGGATTGAAGTTTTAAAAAGAAATGAAGTTATTACCTCCATAACACCGGTTTTAGCGGCGGAAATTTCAGATGATCCCGGGGGACTCAGTACGCTGGTCGATGCGTTGACACAGGCGAAAATAAATATTATCTATGCGTATTCATTTTTACCGAAAAATACCGATAATGCGATTATCATTATTCGGGTAGATGATGAAAATCAGAAACAAGCAATCACGACCCTTGAAAGTGTACAAGGCGTTAATTTATTGGATAGAGAAACTTTATTGCTGAAATAA
- a CDS encoding 4Fe-4S binding protein, with product MKKQFSVRPIVQAFFFIFTFAVTFSKWLISSNIVVPVLSKISLHAICPFGGVVSIYTFLTTGAYVQKIHDSSMILMLIFLFVALLFGSIFCGYICPLGTLEEWLGKLGKRLFPKQFNKMIPKKIDTVLRYGRYLVLIIVVYFTAVTTKLLFQDWDPFYAFFNFFTGEVAITAFIILGLTMVLSLIIERPWCKYLCPYGAVLGIFNTFRIFQLKRNSATCIDCKKCDKVCPMNIEVSQKEVIRNHQCISCHQCTSEQNCPVSDTVEIKLIGGKNHEA from the coding sequence ATGAAAAAGCAGTTTTCCGTACGTCCCATTGTTCAGGCCTTCTTTTTTATTTTCACCTTTGCCGTTACCTTCAGTAAGTGGTTAATTAGTTCAAACATTGTTGTTCCGGTGCTCTCTAAGATCTCACTCCATGCCATTTGTCCTTTTGGCGGAGTTGTTTCGATTTACACATTTTTAACAACCGGTGCTTATGTTCAAAAAATCCATGATTCATCGATGATCTTGATGCTTATTTTTCTTTTTGTCGCCTTGCTTTTTGGTTCCATTTTTTGTGGTTACATTTGTCCCCTGGGAACCCTGGAAGAATGGCTTGGCAAATTAGGAAAACGTCTATTTCCCAAACAATTTAACAAAATGATCCCCAAAAAAATCGATACCGTCCTCCGTTATGGACGTTACCTTGTTTTAATCATTGTCGTCTATTTTACTGCCGTTACCACCAAGTTACTCTTTCAGGATTGGGACCCCTTTTATGCCTTCTTTAATTTTTTCACCGGTGAAGTCGCGATCACGGCCTTCATCATTCTTGGTTTAACGATGGTCTTATCGCTGATTATTGAACGTCCCTGGTGTAAATATTTATGTCCTTACGGGGCCGTCTTAGGAATTTTTAATACCTTTCGAATTTTCCAACTCAAACGAAATAGCGCCACCTGTATCGATTGTAAAAAATGCGATAAGGTTTGTCCAATGAACATTGAAGTCTCACAAAAAGAAGTTATTCGCAACCACCAATGCATTTCTTGTCACCAATGTACCAGTGAACAAAATTGTCCAGTTAGTGACACGGTTGAAATTAAACTAATTGGAGGTAAAAATCATGAAGCTTAA
- a CDS encoding ATP-binding cassette domain-containing protein — translation MNTTLISLNMISKYFGKKLVLKDLNLNISKNSTIALLGHNGSGKSTLLKIIAGLSKISAGNIDYAPQLKIAYIPENFPKIDLSPEAFIQSMGLIEGLSLEHITTQSHHLFDAFQMTDMVDVPIKFLSKGTIQKVAVIQALLNRPDILLLDEPLSGQDLHSQKLFIQMVQDLQQQGVATIMSCHERFLVNQLAHTAFELSDHHLVPLDFSAFCEIEYDVMIFESLSEQKITSVIQTLIEHAEWDHNRLKLIVPRNHSDLVLKEMLNHDFKLRVMKGIDQ, via the coding sequence ATGAACACTACGCTTATTTCGCTCAATATGATTTCCAAATATTTTGGAAAAAAATTAGTCCTAAAAGATCTCAATCTGAATATTAGCAAAAATTCCACCATCGCCTTACTCGGTCATAATGGCAGTGGTAAAAGCACCCTGCTAAAAATAATCGCCGGTTTATCAAAAATTTCTGCCGGTAACATTGATTATGCTCCACAGCTTAAAATCGCTTATATCCCTGAGAATTTTCCCAAAATTGATTTGTCTCCCGAAGCATTCATCCAATCGATGGGTTTGATTGAAGGTTTATCACTCGAGCATATCACGACCCAAAGCCATCATTTATTTGATGCCTTTCAAATGACCGATATGGTTGATGTTCCGATTAAGTTTCTTTCCAAGGGCACCATTCAAAAAGTCGCGGTTATTCAGGCTTTGCTGAATCGCCCCGATATCTTACTACTCGATGAGCCGTTATCCGGTCAGGATCTTCATTCTCAAAAATTATTTATTCAGATGGTTCAGGACCTCCAGCAGCAAGGTGTTGCCACGATCATGTCTTGTCATGAACGTTTTCTCGTCAATCAACTCGCTCATACCGCTTTTGAACTATCGGATCATCACTTAGTCCCCTTAGATTTTTCCGCTTTCTGCGAAATTGAATATGATGTAATGATTTTTGAATCCTTATCGGAACAAAAAATTACATCTGTTATCCAAACTTTAATTGAACATGCCGAATGGGATCATAATCGGCTAAAATTAATTGTTCCGAGAAACCACAGCGACTTGGTTTTGAAAGAGATGCTAAACCATGACTTTAAACTACGGGTCATGAAAGGAATTGATCAATGA